In the genome of Taurinivorans muris, one region contains:
- a CDS encoding GIY-YIG nuclease family protein → MKTAHEQNWYVYLAECSDKSLYCGITANLIRRFQQHNGIRKGGAKYTQSRRPVTLLAYQGLMQKSQALKLEITIKNLPKNQKLAFLQNLHGVL, encoded by the coding sequence ATGAAAACAGCGCACGAACAAAACTGGTACGTTTATTTGGCGGAATGCAGTGACAAGAGCCTTTATTGCGGTATCACCGCAAATCTCATCAGACGATTCCAGCAGCATAACGGCATAAGAAAGGGCGGTGCGAAATATACGCAAAGCCGCCGCCCCGTCACTCTTCTTGCCTATCAAGGACTCATGCAAAAATCCCAGGCATTGAAACTTGAAATAACCATAAAAAATCTTCCTAAAAATCAAAAGCTGGCTTTTCTGCAAAATTTGCACGGGGTTTTATAA
- a CDS encoding ribonuclease R family protein, which produces MKKTSKKRKTYFGQDPEKEHSKNKKQSEFSSELIYSILEKTPHPLRLDDILRRAEVSRRSKKEVLSLLHELVEKGKITRQRGGTYSVSASLSHLKGRLAVQRSGAAFVTVSKEEFPQIKEDIYIPEHNLGDAWNGDIVEVILMPRPKANAHGIFNKRREGKVTRILERTHTALTVRLEEDANKQQLKHIKHLAEHAYLAKPTDSRFNFTVLIPLTEKFLQEITAENNQILKNGDLLEVRIENRLPSSLDTPLWLAFPQKFLGGQNKVSVQESITKISNNIPTEFPDDVLNEAENIALAEGFLKTEQERRTLRIPLEEGDTDLRDICLVTIDGEDSRDFDDAVFVEKTDQGYNLIVAIADVSRYVTPYSKLDKEAKHRGNSYYFPHSVEPMLPETLSNGLCSLRPDEEHRVMFAKISFGVRGQIKNTEFGQGVMKSKARLTYNAVQELYDAGRNNALVPAIAEEVGAMLFEAKELAEILIKKRHKAGSLNLEIPEQQCVIENDTMIALEKRPHFFAHELIEAFMVSANEAVAEFLHKKKAACLYRVHPAPAPERMQNLSVIFGQTSLAEILPAETPDKIGESAWLSQILNSLSSIRKIAEKNTNGHNAELENPKQNVTDDTDEHTHLASIAKNNYLAHRMILRAMMQARYSPFLDIHFGLASKCYCHFTSPIRRYADLMVHRSLKAELGLFDKNHSIFNPEYLENIADSCNEQERTAQTAEREVFRRLSCLMLEKSIGKTFKAVISGLSNFGVFAEMRENMAEGMIRMEKLGDDYFVYDETKQILYGERTGAEYRLGDEIDVQIEFVDITRLEIDLILMGVTPRKAKGRSTLFRNNKNENKNRQAKKYKSEKYQSKKTKSQRATNEKNAKNSKQNPKEKHSKQKRKK; this is translated from the coding sequence ATGAAAAAAACATCAAAAAAGAGAAAGACATACTTTGGACAAGATCCGGAAAAGGAACATTCAAAAAACAAAAAACAATCCGAATTTTCCTCCGAACTCATTTATTCCATTCTGGAAAAAACTCCCCACCCGCTTAGGCTTGACGATATTTTACGGCGCGCGGAAGTAAGCCGTCGCTCCAAGAAAGAAGTCCTTTCCCTGCTGCACGAACTTGTGGAAAAGGGAAAAATTACCCGTCAAAGAGGCGGGACATACAGCGTCAGCGCCAGCCTCAGCCATTTAAAGGGGCGGTTGGCGGTGCAGCGTTCCGGAGCGGCTTTCGTCACTGTCAGCAAAGAAGAATTTCCACAAATCAAAGAAGATATTTATATTCCGGAGCACAACCTCGGCGACGCATGGAACGGCGATATTGTTGAAGTCATTCTTATGCCCCGCCCGAAAGCGAACGCGCACGGAATTTTCAATAAAAGACGCGAGGGAAAAGTCACCCGAATTTTGGAAAGGACCCATACGGCACTGACGGTCCGCCTTGAAGAAGACGCGAATAAGCAGCAATTGAAACACATCAAACATCTTGCCGAACATGCGTATCTTGCAAAACCGACGGACAGCCGTTTCAATTTTACCGTGCTCATTCCCCTTACGGAAAAGTTTTTGCAGGAAATCACGGCAGAGAACAATCAAATCCTCAAAAACGGCGACCTGTTGGAAGTCCGCATTGAAAACCGCTTGCCCTCCAGTCTTGATACGCCCCTTTGGCTTGCTTTTCCGCAGAAGTTCCTCGGCGGACAAAACAAAGTTTCCGTACAGGAAAGCATTACCAAAATCAGCAACAATATCCCTACGGAATTTCCTGACGACGTTCTTAACGAGGCGGAAAACATCGCTCTTGCCGAAGGCTTTTTAAAAACGGAACAAGAACGGCGAACACTCCGTATTCCTTTGGAAGAGGGAGATACGGATTTAAGGGATATTTGTCTTGTCACCATTGACGGAGAAGATTCCCGCGATTTTGACGACGCTGTTTTTGTTGAAAAAACGGACCAAGGTTATAATCTTATTGTCGCCATTGCCGATGTGTCGCGCTACGTCACCCCCTATTCCAAGCTTGACAAGGAAGCCAAACACCGCGGCAATTCTTATTATTTTCCTCATTCTGTCGAACCGATGCTCCCGGAAACGCTTTCAAACGGACTGTGCAGTTTACGCCCCGACGAAGAACACAGGGTCATGTTCGCAAAAATCAGCTTTGGCGTCCGCGGGCAAATCAAAAATACGGAATTCGGACAAGGCGTCATGAAATCCAAGGCTCGCCTTACATACAATGCCGTGCAGGAATTATACGACGCCGGAAGAAATAACGCTTTAGTCCCCGCCATTGCGGAGGAAGTCGGCGCCATGCTGTTTGAGGCGAAGGAACTGGCTGAAATTCTTATCAAAAAACGTCATAAAGCAGGTTCGCTCAATTTGGAAATTCCGGAACAACAATGCGTTATCGAAAATGATACCATGATCGCCCTTGAAAAGCGCCCTCATTTTTTCGCCCATGAGCTTATTGAAGCGTTCATGGTCAGCGCCAATGAAGCTGTCGCCGAATTTCTGCACAAGAAAAAGGCTGCTTGCCTCTACCGTGTCCACCCCGCTCCTGCGCCTGAACGCATGCAAAATCTTTCCGTTATTTTCGGACAAACAAGCTTGGCAGAAATCCTGCCTGCCGAAACACCCGACAAAATAGGCGAAAGCGCATGGCTCAGCCAAATTCTGAACAGTTTGAGCTCCATAAGAAAAATTGCGGAAAAAAATACGAACGGACATAATGCGGAACTTGAAAATCCCAAACAAAACGTTACGGACGATACCGATGAACATACCCACCTTGCAAGCATTGCGAAAAATAATTATCTCGCCCACCGCATGATTTTGCGGGCAATGATGCAGGCGCGTTACAGTCCGTTTTTGGACATTCATTTCGGGCTCGCCTCAAAATGTTACTGCCACTTCACCTCGCCCATACGCAGGTATGCGGACCTTATGGTCCATAGGAGCCTCAAAGCGGAACTCGGACTTTTCGACAAAAACCATTCCATTTTCAATCCGGAATACCTTGAAAATATTGCGGATAGTTGCAACGAGCAGGAACGCACCGCCCAAACGGCTGAACGTGAGGTATTCCGCAGGCTTTCTTGTTTGATGCTGGAAAAATCCATCGGAAAAACCTTTAAAGCCGTTATCAGCGGATTGAGCAATTTCGGCGTGTTTGCAGAAATGCGGGAAAACATGGCTGAAGGCATGATACGCATGGAAAAACTGGGCGACGACTATTTTGTTTATGACGAAACCAAACAAATCCTTTACGGAGAACGCACAGGGGCCGAATACAGGCTTGGCGACGAAATAGACGTGCAAATCGAATTTGTGGACATCACCCGCCTTGAAATTGATTTAATCCTTATGGGCGTGACTCCTCGCAAAGCAAAAGGCAGAAGCACCCTTTTCCGCAACAATAAAAATGAAAATAAAAATCGGCAAGCAAAAAAGTATAAATCAGAAAAATATCAATCAAAAAAAACAAAATCACAGCGCGCTACAAATGAAAAAAATGCCAAAAACTCCAAACAAAACCCAAAGGAAAAACACTCCAAGCAAAAGCGCAAAAAATAA
- a CDS encoding methylenetetrahydrofolate reductase, with protein MHIGELIKKQEKPFFSVEFFPPKEKEKWNDFFQVVEKIKAINPLFASVTCGAGGSGQDNTVEIASAIKNNHGIECMAHCTCVRSDKAKIDEYLSELRHANIENILALRGDKPKNAEGLVDESLMSHDFKFASDLVGYVRERHKDFDVAVAAYPAPHPESKTFSEDRKFLIEKIRKGANFGITQLFFDSREYLDLQERLKKEGIADCPIIPGILPIQSLASIKHTLSLCGANIPGKFFLALEKAYDEGGNEKVKELGLKYAVDQIRILLDSGAKGIHLYSLNKAELCLQLVDMI; from the coding sequence ATGCATATTGGAGAATTGATAAAAAAGCAAGAGAAACCGTTTTTTTCCGTTGAATTTTTTCCGCCTAAAGAAAAGGAAAAATGGAATGATTTTTTTCAGGTTGTGGAAAAGATAAAAGCAATCAATCCGTTATTTGCTTCTGTTACCTGCGGTGCAGGAGGTTCGGGGCAAGATAATACCGTTGAAATCGCAAGCGCCATTAAAAACAATCACGGCATTGAGTGTATGGCGCACTGCACATGCGTACGTTCCGATAAAGCAAAGATTGATGAATATTTAAGTGAACTCCGTCATGCGAATATTGAAAATATTTTGGCACTGCGCGGAGATAAGCCGAAAAATGCGGAAGGGCTTGTCGATGAATCGCTCATGAGCCATGATTTTAAATTTGCTTCCGATTTGGTCGGGTATGTAAGAGAGCGGCATAAGGATTTTGATGTTGCCGTTGCCGCTTATCCTGCTCCGCACCCGGAATCAAAAACATTTTCAGAAGACAGAAAATTTTTAATTGAAAAAATACGCAAAGGGGCGAATTTCGGTATTACGCAGCTTTTTTTTGATAGCCGTGAATACCTTGATTTGCAGGAACGTCTGAAAAAAGAAGGAATTGCGGATTGTCCGATTATTCCGGGCATTCTTCCCATTCAAAGCCTTGCTTCGATTAAGCATACGCTTTCCTTATGCGGCGCGAATATTCCGGGGAAATTCTTTTTGGCTTTGGAAAAAGCCTATGACGAAGGTGGCAACGAGAAAGTGAAAGAACTCGGTTTGAAATACGCTGTCGACCAAATCCGCATTCTTTTGGACAGCGGCGCGAAAGGTATTCATTTATACAGTCTGAACAAAGCGGAGCTTTGCCTGCAATTGGTGGACATGATATAA
- a CDS encoding ABC transporter substrate-binding protein codes for MRIRFWLKTVVVAVCVLGLTMPAFAKKSAQKDNLVDVKTAWVTGQESFPVWLAKKQGWDKEKGMNIITTVYGSGNEALEDFSVNNWAIGGLGAIPTLRGAKDGNMLVIALANDESDANAVMVRPGSPILNKKGVASSYPNVYGSAVDIRRKSFIVTPLSSSHYTLIKYLEVLGVSPREVDVKFIDQALGLLSFEHAKADAAVFWAPYTFMASGKGYVTASTAYDVNARLPIFIVVNKAYAEQYPEITKNFLAIYMRGIHWLLNAPRADVVKEMQTYYKDVFGLDYSETMLDLNFNVFKLFNLAKQKELFAAGENGVSKVQAWQESIAQFVLNYGSVHKSLEKNIIGSKYVVPTFINMIEESDLK; via the coding sequence ATGAGAATAAGATTTTGGTTGAAAACAGTTGTTGTCGCTGTATGTGTTTTAGGTTTGACCATGCCTGCATTTGCTAAAAAAAGCGCCCAAAAAGACAATTTGGTCGATGTGAAAACCGCTTGGGTCACAGGACAGGAATCTTTCCCGGTTTGGCTCGCCAAAAAACAAGGCTGGGATAAAGAAAAAGGCATGAACATCATTACGACTGTTTATGGTTCCGGCAATGAAGCATTGGAAGATTTTTCTGTGAACAACTGGGCGATCGGCGGTCTTGGCGCCATTCCTACCTTGAGAGGCGCTAAAGACGGCAATATGCTCGTTATCGCCCTTGCCAATGACGAATCAGATGCCAATGCTGTCATGGTTCGCCCCGGAAGCCCTATTTTGAACAAGAAAGGTGTGGCAAGCTCTTATCCCAACGTATACGGTTCTGCCGTGGATATCCGCAGAAAATCATTCATCGTCACCCCTCTCAGTTCCTCCCATTACACGTTGATTAAATATCTCGAAGTTCTTGGCGTAAGCCCGAGGGAAGTCGATGTCAAATTTATCGACCAAGCGCTCGGACTGCTGAGCTTTGAACATGCGAAAGCCGATGCTGCTGTTTTTTGGGCTCCATATACGTTCATGGCAAGCGGAAAAGGCTATGTGACGGCAAGCACGGCTTATGATGTCAACGCGCGTTTGCCGATTTTCATTGTTGTAAACAAAGCCTATGCGGAACAGTATCCTGAAATCACAAAAAATTTCCTGGCAATCTATATGCGCGGCATCCATTGGCTTTTGAACGCTCCCCGTGCCGATGTCGTGAAAGAAATGCAAACATATTACAAAGACGTTTTCGGACTTGATTATTCTGAAACCATGCTTGATTTGAATTTCAACGTCTTCAAGCTCTTTAATTTGGCTAAACAAAAAGAATTGTTCGCAGCCGGCGAAAATGGCGTGAGCAAGGTTCAGGCATGGCAGGAAAGCATTGCGCAGTTCGTGCTTAATTACGGTTCCGTGCACAAGAGTTTAGAAAAGAATATTATCGGCAGCAAATATGTTGTTCCTACCTTTATCAATATGATTGAAGAAAGTGATTTGAAATAG
- a CDS encoding transporter substrate-binding domain-containing protein, translating to MRVLGTVILGLIILCVEVYLGVQSFYPQALQQEQADVVQSILENKKTIVDELSEQELAWLAQNKVIQVGVDANFYPLETFNERGQYTGIGGDYLRLLSSMTGMDFAVQRQQDWATVEELAQLKRIDLFMALAKTERREEYLSFAEPYVNLPGMIMVPRTNTASNLTLDDLKGKKLAVVKNYYWDDYVAANYPDIVLVPARDTISAMQMVTNGEADAVIDYEFNLNEKIQVAGIYQLHTVGQIPSEFGHSVAVRTDLPELFSIVDKALAQITPEERKSIADSWLNKAKPAGNERRLQWYFFFFTQAVLLILLLISFVKSLARKAAIAKAKEIRAHMA from the coding sequence ATGCGTGTTTTAGGTACAGTTATTCTCGGTTTGATAATACTTTGCGTCGAAGTTTATCTTGGCGTGCAAAGTTTTTATCCTCAAGCGCTGCAGCAGGAACAAGCCGATGTTGTGCAAAGTATTCTTGAAAATAAGAAAACTATTGTTGATGAGCTTTCAGAACAGGAGCTTGCTTGGCTTGCGCAAAACAAAGTGATTCAGGTTGGGGTTGACGCGAACTTCTATCCTTTGGAAACCTTTAACGAACGTGGGCAATACACCGGTATCGGCGGTGATTATCTGCGTTTGCTTTCTTCCATGACAGGAATGGATTTTGCTGTGCAGCGTCAGCAAGACTGGGCGACGGTTGAAGAACTTGCCCAATTGAAACGTATTGACCTTTTTATGGCGCTTGCGAAAACCGAACGCCGTGAAGAGTATTTGTCGTTTGCCGAACCGTATGTGAATTTGCCCGGCATGATCATGGTGCCTCGGACAAATACCGCGAGCAATCTGACTTTGGACGATCTGAAAGGCAAAAAGCTCGCTGTTGTGAAGAATTATTACTGGGATGACTATGTCGCCGCAAATTATCCCGATATTGTTCTTGTTCCGGCGCGCGATACGATCAGCGCCATGCAGATGGTCACAAACGGCGAAGCTGATGCCGTGATTGACTATGAATTTAACCTGAATGAAAAAATTCAGGTCGCAGGTATTTATCAGCTGCACACTGTCGGACAAATTCCGTCTGAATTCGGGCACAGCGTTGCCGTGCGCACTGATTTGCCGGAGTTGTTTTCAATTGTGGACAAGGCTCTTGCACAAATCACTCCCGAAGAACGGAAAAGCATTGCGGACAGTTGGCTGAATAAGGCGAAACCCGCAGGGAACGAACGCCGTTTGCAATGGTATTTCTTCTTCTTTACGCAAGCTGTTTTGCTGATACTTCTCCTGATAAGCTTCGTTAAGAGTTTGGCAAGAAAAGCCGCTATCGCAAAGGCTAAAGAAATACGTGCCCATATGGCATAG
- a CDS encoding APC family permease yields MKDNQCHGEIRTQLEKNLSPLEVTALALGAIVGWGCFVLPGIRFLPEAGPFGAVLGFLIGAVFQCIVALNYSVLIRPYPVAGGAFAYAYAGFGSKGAFICGWALVLSYVCVIAANATALILLTRYLLPGVLDVGHLYSIADWEVNAGEVGFVSAILLLLGYMNYKGVSAASAVQVFLAIALTLGILVLAGGTAISETASFDNLKPFFNENRGVFASILMVLALTPWLFVGFDTIPQTAEEFNFSPHKARDLMIISIVVGAVLYSAMVLAVAGYMPYPELLARKFAWDAGWIADQVFGRFGGIALCIPVLAAILSGMNGFFMASTRLLFSMGRSKFLPDWFAELHPCYGTPWKSTLFILIFTLICPWFGREALLWIVDMSAIGTALAYLFTCMCAYKYLEQHPEIARAAVGKILAVIGCMTSIICFILLIYPSSPASIGIPSWCCLFSWVILGGLFYSTKHAELSATPHSRLRYLLFGKSDYHVLFDIDEDEERAKEEAYSN; encoded by the coding sequence ATGAAAGATAACCAATGTCATGGGGAGATAAGAACCCAGCTTGAGAAAAACCTCAGCCCGCTGGAAGTGACGGCTTTGGCTCTTGGTGCCATTGTCGGCTGGGGGTGTTTTGTTCTTCCTGGTATTCGATTCTTGCCTGAAGCGGGTCCGTTCGGAGCTGTTCTCGGCTTTTTGATTGGGGCTGTATTCCAATGTATTGTCGCACTGAATTATAGTGTGCTGATTCGTCCTTATCCTGTCGCCGGCGGCGCTTTTGCCTATGCGTATGCCGGTTTTGGCTCCAAAGGCGCATTTATTTGCGGGTGGGCGTTAGTTTTAAGCTATGTATGTGTTATTGCTGCGAATGCGACCGCACTTATCTTGCTTACCCGGTATTTGCTGCCCGGCGTACTTGATGTGGGACACTTGTATTCCATTGCCGATTGGGAAGTCAATGCGGGCGAAGTCGGCTTCGTTTCCGCAATTTTGCTCCTTTTGGGGTATATGAACTATAAAGGCGTAAGTGCGGCTTCCGCAGTGCAGGTATTTTTAGCCATTGCTTTGACACTTGGTATTTTGGTGCTTGCCGGCGGAACTGCCATATCCGAGACAGCAAGTTTCGACAACTTGAAACCGTTTTTCAATGAAAACCGCGGCGTTTTTGCAAGCATATTAATGGTTCTTGCCCTGACTCCTTGGCTTTTTGTCGGGTTTGACACCATTCCGCAGACCGCCGAAGAATTTAATTTTTCTCCTCATAAAGCTCGTGACCTTATGATAATTTCCATTGTCGTGGGTGCCGTTTTATATTCCGCCATGGTGCTTGCCGTTGCGGGATATATGCCTTATCCGGAACTGCTGGCGCGTAAATTCGCATGGGACGCAGGCTGGATTGCGGACCAAGTTTTCGGACGTTTCGGCGGAATTGCCCTTTGTATTCCTGTGCTTGCCGCCATTTTGTCCGGCATGAACGGATTTTTCATGGCAAGCACGCGTTTGCTGTTCAGTATGGGACGAAGCAAATTCCTGCCCGATTGGTTTGCGGAACTTCATCCGTGTTACGGCACTCCATGGAAAAGCACTCTCTTTATCTTGATTTTCACGCTTATTTGCCCTTGGTTCGGCAGGGAAGCTTTGCTTTGGATTGTTGATATGTCCGCCATCGGTACGGCGCTCGCTTATCTTTTCACCTGTATGTGCGCATATAAGTATTTGGAACAGCATCCGGAAATAGCCCGGGCTGCCGTAGGTAAAATCTTAGCGGTCATTGGCTGCATGACTTCCATTATCTGTTTTATTTTGCTTATTTATCCAAGTTCTCCCGCAAGTATCGGCATTCCTTCCTGGTGCTGCCTTTTCTCATGGGTTATTTTGGGCGGCCTGTTTTATTCCACGAAGCATGCCGAACTTTCTGCAACTCCTCATTCCCGTTTGCGTTATTTGCTTTTCGGCAAGTCTGACTATCATGTTTTGTTTGATATCGATGAAGATGAAGAACGGGCGAAAGAAGAAGCGTATTCAAATTAG
- a CDS encoding PD-(D/E)XK nuclease family protein has protein sequence MNINNLIKKFKEDESIARVTQNNLSNFLSCNEVGISKIIAWLLDSEETHELGNKFSKAFIKQLNKKAKLRLSVNALNKAIIVCEYPIRHNNQNRRLDILITTDELCIVIENKFGCKEHNNQLNCYKKYFEDARKKKQVSSYFVYLDVNYAESGEENTINSDWIALNYDWILDFLNENIQSVAKEAKPVLSEFRAMIEAHDLSDDIDELCLNHHELIDEVEQIRQEKVTNFIFSKSSFNLELFKVYKKYQWIFDWLISHNKFYHNITLANDVCNSIRYKNTVKYNITKNTIEFTHRDTYDFAEEQDIYWGSYIILKTVEHENRYSLKLYFNLEQCDENKKEEIKEKIYEYREKTIGSTAKRVLVLEYEDVSKRSLADRFDELFSILKKLQKVYVIK, from the coding sequence ATGAATATAAATAATCTTATAAAAAAATTTAAAGAAGATGAAAGTATAGCCCGTGTTACCCAAAACAATCTGAGTAATTTTTTAAGTTGCAATGAAGTTGGAATTTCTAAAATAATAGCGTGGCTGCTTGATTCAGAAGAGACGCATGAATTAGGAAATAAATTTTCAAAAGCTTTTATAAAACAGTTAAATAAAAAAGCAAAATTAAGACTAAGCGTTAATGCCTTAAATAAAGCTATTATTGTATGTGAATATCCTATTCGGCACAACAACCAAAATAGGCGACTAGATATTCTTATTACAACTGATGAGCTATGTATTGTTATTGAAAATAAGTTTGGCTGTAAAGAACATAATAATCAATTAAATTGCTATAAAAAATATTTTGAAGATGCGAGAAAGAAAAAACAGGTTTCTTCATATTTTGTGTATTTAGACGTGAATTATGCTGAGAGTGGTGAAGAAAATACTATAAATTCTGATTGGATAGCTCTAAATTACGATTGGATACTTGACTTTTTAAATGAGAATATTCAATCAGTCGCTAAAGAAGCAAAGCCGGTTTTGTCGGAATTTCGCGCAATGATTGAAGCGCATGATCTTTCTGATGATATTGACGAGTTATGCTTAAACCATCATGAGTTGATTGATGAAGTGGAACAGATCAGGCAGGAAAAGGTAACGAATTTTATTTTTAGCAAAAGTTCATTTAACCTTGAATTATTTAAAGTTTATAAAAAATACCAATGGATATTTGATTGGCTTATTTCGCATAATAAGTTTTACCATAATATAACTCTGGCAAATGATGTATGCAATTCAATAAGATATAAGAATACGGTTAAGTATAATATTACAAAAAATACGATTGAATTTACGCATAGAGATACGTATGATTTTGCGGAAGAACAAGATATATATTGGGGAAGTTACATTATATTGAAAACTGTTGAGCATGAGAACAGGTATTCATTAAAACTTTATTTTAATCTTGAACAATGCGATGAAAATAAAAAAGAAGAAATAAAAGAAAAAATTTATGAGTATAGAGAGAAAACAATAGGCTCGACAGCAAAGCGTGTTTTAGTTTTAGAATATGAAGATGTGAGCAAAAGAAGTTTAGCTGATAGATTTGACGAGCTTTTTTCAATACTAAAAAAATTGCAAAAAGTATACGTCATCAAGTAA
- a CDS encoding ribbon-helix-helix domain-containing protein — MNSGFKTNQERKAYSTSLRLTPELHARLERLAERTDRSKTFYIQEAIRLHLEELEKIYLTEQEQIEQNKTVLKK; from the coding sequence ATGAACAGCGGATTCAAAACCAACCAAGAAAGAAAAGCATATTCCACATCATTAAGGCTGACACCCGAACTGCACGCCCGTTTGGAACGGCTTGCGGAACGCACCGACCGCAGCAAAACATTTTATATCCAAGAAGCAATACGCCTGCACCTTGAAGAACTGGAAAAAATCTATCTTACGGAACAGGAACAAATCGAACAAAACAAAACCGTCCTAAAGAAATAA
- the lpxK gene encoding tetraacyldisaccharide 4'-kinase, with amino-acid sequence MAQKHRLQIILAPVLLPFSWLFAVISRMRFFLYKHGILKTYTPKIPCICVGNISWGGTGKSPLIDYLLKRFHKEHIDCAVLSRGYGVKLPHYPFVLDKNSVMNDSRLPDEPCMLFNKNPFTTIIINPKRAESALYAEKNLPHIQALLMDDGFQHFALNRTENFVLLDKDDLTPKAEYAKSNWNTLIPLGSWREPEQALHRASAFFLKCPPSAWKQIKQHCLVKLAPYHKPLFVFNLNIERLEPLFHKEIKPIRQYALIAGIGNPYQFQESVQNFLGQACAKSIFLTDHADMEKHAAKLLALDMPVICTEKDAVKLKRHPELARKEIYCTATAVQFHACAFTPHTFETWFAENILTHFNNGN; translated from the coding sequence ATGGCACAAAAACATAGGCTTCAAATCATTCTCGCACCGGTTTTGCTTCCTTTTTCATGGCTATTCGCCGTTATTTCCCGCATGCGTTTTTTTCTTTACAAACACGGCATTCTCAAGACCTATACCCCGAAAATTCCCTGTATCTGCGTCGGCAACATTTCTTGGGGAGGAACAGGCAAAAGTCCGCTCATCGATTATCTGCTGAAACGTTTCCATAAGGAACATATCGACTGTGCGGTGCTGAGCCGCGGTTACGGCGTCAAACTTCCGCATTACCCTTTTGTGCTTGACAAAAATTCCGTTATGAACGATAGTCGGCTTCCCGATGAACCGTGCATGCTTTTTAATAAAAATCCTTTCACGACTATCATTATCAACCCGAAGCGTGCAGAAAGCGCCTTGTATGCTGAAAAAAACCTGCCCCATATCCAAGCCCTGCTCATGGATGACGGATTTCAGCATTTTGCCCTGAACCGTACAGAAAATTTTGTTCTGCTTGATAAAGACGACCTCACCCCGAAAGCGGAGTATGCAAAATCCAACTGGAACACTCTTATCCCTCTCGGCTCATGGCGGGAACCCGAACAAGCCCTGCACAGAGCAAGCGCATTCTTTCTGAAATGCCCGCCCTCCGCATGGAAACAAATCAAACAGCATTGCCTTGTCAAGCTTGCTCCTTACCATAAACCGCTTTTTGTATTCAACCTTAATATCGAACGTTTGGAACCGCTCTTTCATAAAGAAATAAAACCGATCAGGCAGTACGCCCTCATCGCCGGCATCGGCAATCCTTACCAATTTCAGGAAAGTGTACAAAATTTCTTAGGACAGGCCTGTGCGAAAAGCATATTTTTAACCGACCATGCCGACATGGAAAAACATGCCGCAAAACTTTTAGCCCTTGATATGCCTGTCATCTGCACGGAAAAAGACGCTGTAAAACTAAAACGGCATCCGGAATTGGCACGAAAAGAAATATATTGCACTGCAACAGCCGTACAATTCCATGCTTGCGCGTTCACACCCCATACTTTTGAAACGTGGTTCGCCGAAAATATTTTAACACATTTTAACAATGGAAATTAA